The nucleotide sequence gccgttaggatcgtttcttgaatatcgtgccacgatcttatgcttACACTTGTCAAGTTGTTGTGGTAGCTCAAAATAACCCtaactctacagattgtgaaagggcattgccctttggagtgtttgaaaggccaaattttgcaagaaaacaaagtttctgcaactgaaggggccacgcggcccgcatcaggatcagacaaaactcaggcgggccgcctgggcatgtttgatctgcacatactttcagaaatggcagttttggtccctgttgcatgtttaagccatttccgacacttctaaggcccataaggccaactttaaggccctaaaataaacattgtggatatgaaacatgctcaaaaatatgttggatgttggttcgtttggccgtacgatcgcgatgttcgcttaattacgacggaatgcgcataagcgcgaaaaacgatccaaatgacgcgacgaatggatttttctcatgccaaacactaaggcatagtataaggatgcttacataaatttttggatgtccggatgtattcagaacgtaagttatgcgcgaaagtgcaaacttgtgcactttttacacttttagcccctgaatgatccaaaagtttgttttagcataccaaacccctcaaagcctatttctaagctatgtaaaggatatttgtggtatgtttaacttatggacatgttccagaatgtttgttatagttcaaattggcatactttcgcagtttgtcaagtttagtccctgtaagcgaattaacttgtttttgccataccaaagccttcaaaacttatttctaagttatgtaaaggttatttaaggtatgttgagtatatgttgatgttccggagtatttgtcgcattaaactgagtatgtttacgcaccagtttgcgtataattctctagaaagtgatgtagagtttggaattgaataaaagtcaaaacatgaaaaatgtaaaacacaaccaaacaaacattgggatcaaataacattgttttattgataattcaactgttcacaatgattgcaagcacaaatgttacagtctcccctacttgtggaaatttcatcccgaaatttatttagaggaaactcatggaaaaagatgtggatatttcgccttcatttgattttcgcgttcccaagtaaactcgggtccacgtttagattcccagcgaaccttgaccaaaggaatgcgcttgcgtttaagccacttgacttcacattccatgatttctaccggtttctcaacaaatttcagtgttttatcaacacgaatttcgtcaagcggtatgtggaggttttcattagctaaacacctcttgagattggacacgtgaaaggttggatgaacatttccaagttcaggaggtaactcaagtctgtaggctaccttaccgattctttcgacgatcttgaatggtccaacgtatctaggtgcaagttttcctttcttttcgaatctgatcacacctttccaaggtgagaccttaagcaatacacgatcaccgacttaaaaatccaagggcttgcgttttaggtctgCGTAACTTTTTTGatggcttctagctgtctgaaggttatcgcgaactttcttaaccttatctgttgtctctaaaatgagggcaggtccagtaagctgagcctcgccgatctcattccagcagactggtgaacgacattttcgaccacagagagcctcgaaaggagccatgttgatgctggagtgataactgttgttgtaggagaattcaatcaacggaagatgtgaatcccaactaccaccaaaatcgatcacacaagctctaagcatatcctccagtgtctgggttgttctttcagattgaccatccgtttgcggatgataagctgtgctcagattaagttgggaccccatagcagattgcatggttctccaaaaatgagaagtgaaacgagcatctctgtcagaaatgatgttcaaaggaacaccatgtcgagctacaatttcatccacgtagatttgagcaagtttgtcagccgaaaaatcctcacggattggcaagaaatgcgctgacttggtaagacgatcaatgactacccagatggcatcgtgacctttctttgtgcgcgggagtttagtaatgagatccatagtaatgttttcccatttccaaacttgGATCTCTGGctgttccaataaaccagaaggacgctgatgttcagctttaaccttaagacaagtaaggcatttggatacgtataaggcaatgtctttcttcataccaggccaccaatactgaatacgaagatccttatacatcttatctgagccaggatgaatagaataacgagacttatgggcttcatccataagcaaggtacgaagattatcttggctcgggacccacaagcagtccatgaagtaatatgatccattgtcttttagttcaagagcaggtgttatgtgataaggaaattccttttccatcaaaccttgtgaaacacaagcttgttgagcctgagaaatacgggcttggatatcggattgagcttgaataacagattggacacgtacacaatgaagcttagtacgttccttgcgactcaaagcatcggctacgacattcgccttaccaggatggtagcgaatctcgcagtcatagtcgtttagaagttcaacccaatgtcgctgcctcatgttgagctctttctgattgaagatatgttgaagacttttgtggtctgtgaaaaccacacattttgtaccgtacaaatagtgtctccagattttaagagcgaagacaactgcacccaactctagatcatgagtggtgtagttcttctcatgtatcttcaactgccttgatgcgtatgctatgactttgtttctttgcatcaggacgcagccaagacctaatttagacgcatcgcaataaacgacgaaatcatcattgccctcgggcaaagttaggacaggcgcgtcacaaagtttctgtttcaaagtcagaaacgcttcctcttgtttgactccccaattgAAGGGGTAAGATCCCAAAAACCTCATGAAAAGGATATGAGACCATACCACCAACTGGCCTTTCAACCCTTCAACCTTGCGCGGCCGCACATTGGTCTTACAAAAGGAAGAAAGAGATCAACAAGCAATAGTCGCGCGCCtaaaggaaagcataaaatccttgcgccGCCTTCCATTGGCAAGGGGTTAAAAACCCTAGGAACAATACTTCcacccaaatatccaaacttggatatcattttacccagacttggaATTTACTCAGCTGTGTACACACAGTAAGGTaccacaccagattacagcagtaatcttctagaaagagtatgatcgtgcaccacccagacggttgtaaccgtctggacacgtgtcactatCACAAACgtcctgaaatcacaacgatagcagtaattggagaatgatctccacttaaaccactttccacgtggcaattccccaaccATAGATCAAGTCACGATCTGTGTGCATTCACATCAGGATCAAAGCAACTTAACGAGGATTAAAaggacttaacggaaggaaaaataaccgctacggcgttagcatcttccgttatcttttcaataacagattttccctcccaaactcccggttataaataggagaactcttcaggtataaactcagatcacaTTTCACTACTCAAATACTTATCTTCTCcgttaccaatacttattctcacaccagagtcgggtcaaggagagaaccctcttctccccttgacgaggctaacggtgctctgttttgcagaatcaccggagaaggaacttggctgcaactgaatcaattgagagagaactaaccttttatgcggattcaaaccccctagatatctcggttccgaccatttatctagtgtttcttcattggcgcccaccgttttctcagtttttctagtttctatctcgtttcgattcagttcatctcatttttctgtttttgcacatggcagaaaattcatcttCTCACCGACAGCCTGGTCCTCGACCAAACATTGGAAACAATTTCCAAATAGCAGGATCCCCAAAACATGGGGTTAGCAGATGCCAAACTGCTTTAAACGCAATCACCAGATCTGACTCCCCAAACATTAGATCTGGAGAAAGAATCAACACTACAGAATTGGACCTAGTAGCCCCACCTTGGGGAAACGTCCAATCCAGCCAATACAAAGATAGCAGTCATCAGAAACAAATACACATGGTTCAAGGAGGACCATCACGAAGATCAAATAAGCGAAGCTATGATCAACAATGGAGAGAACAGCAAGTCGTGTTCCCTGGTGTTCCTGGGGGCCCTCAGGAAGAACGATCAGTGATTATCACTGGTATTTTTGGTCATTGCCGAACGGACTATATGTTCATAGATCCAGGTAGCTCGATGGACATCATATATGAACAGTGCTTTAAGCAGCTTGATCCGGAAGATAAAGCACGTTTAGAACCGGTCGATTTTCCCCTCACCGGATTCTGTAATGAAGCCGTTTTCCCGTTAGGGCAAATCGTTTTCCCGGTGACCTTATCAGATGGCAAACACTCACGAACAGTTACAGTAAATTTCATGGTCATACCAGCAACATCACGACATGACATTTTACTCGGGAGAAGGTCACAAAGAGAATTCAGCATGATCACTTCCATTCCACACGCAGCTTGTGGATTTCCGACAGAAACCGGAGTTGCAATTCTCTATTCAAGCAAAGAAGTCATGTCCGTAGATGATGAACCACCAGCAAAGGCAGTCAAAGCTTCAACACCAAACgaaccagagaaatgggttctGAATGGCGAATACCCAGAGCAAACCATTCTGCTAGGACAAGCCATGTCACCAACAATACGCGTACAGCTGTAAAGGTTGTTGTCTAACAACAAAGATATATTTGCCTGGTGCCCAGCAGACATGACTGGAGTTCCACGTGACATCGCGCAACATTGTTTAAACATCAAACCATCAGTCGATCCGGTTGTTCAGGGGAGGCGCAGCTTCAGCGAAGAAAAAGCAAAAGCGATGGACGAGCAAGTAACAGAGTTACTCAACGCGGGAATCTTGCGCAAAGTGaaataccatacatgggttgcCAATCCAGTCATGGTACAAAAACATAACGGCGGgtggagaatgtgtgtcgacttcaaagacctcaacaaagcatGCCCCAGAGACTGCTACGCGCTCCCAGAGATAGACAAGAAAGTCGATTGTTTAGCATCATTCAGATGGAAATGCTTTCTCGACTGTTATAAGGGTTATCACCAGGTCCAAATGAAAGAAGAGGACGAAGAAAAAATCGCATTCCGCACAGATAAAGGCATCTACTGCTACACAAAAATGTCGTTTGGTTTGCGCAACGCAGGCGCAACGTATCAACGCCTAATGGACACAATCTTTAGCGAGGATATTGGCAAAACTGTcgaagtatacatggatgacctcgtcatcatgagccaCGAGGAGGAGACGATGCTCAACAATATCCAGCGCACATTCGATTCCTTACAAAGCGTAAAATTAAACCCGACAAAATGCTCCTTCggcatggaagaaggaaagttttTGGGTTTCATAGTTACAAAAGACGGTTTTAAGGTTAATCCAGAGAAGGTGCAGACCATTCAGCTAATGCCATCACCGGCAACAGTCAAGGAAATGCAAAGACTCGCCGGGCGGTTAGCAGCTCTAAATAGATTTTTTTGCCAATCATGCGGCAAAATCTTATCCATTTATCAGTACGCTGCGAAACTGCGGAAAGAAAACTCCTTTTCAATGGACACCTGAAGCagaagcagcattcaagcaaATGAAAGAATATTTAATCCAGTTACCAACGCTGACTgcgccaaaagaaaaagaaccatTAATCTTATATCTGTCAGCCGCGGAGGTAGCAGTAGGCGCAGTATTAATGGTAGAGCGGGAAAATATCCAGACTCcaatctactacatcagcaaaatgctcaccgACCCTGAAACTCGTTACTCAATGATAGAAAAACTGGTTCTAGCGCTAGTACACGCATCCAGACGTTTGCGCAGGTATTTTTCAGGCCATGTCATCACAGTACTAACAAATTATTATTTGGGCCAAATCTTGTCAAAACCCGACATAGCGGGGAGATTAGCTAAATGGGCCATCGAGCTAGGAGGCTACAACATTTTTTACAAACCAAGACCAGCAATCAAAGGGCAAGTTCTAGCAGACTTCGCCACTGAAGTTCCTATTGATAAAGTACAAGAATGTGAGGCAATCCAGAACCCGACACCTGTTTTTGACGACAGAGTCTGGACCTTACACATCGATGGTGCTTCCAATGACGACGGAGCAGGAGCAGGTCTCCGATTATTCAGCCCGGATAATCACGAACTCACATATGCTATCCGCTTAGATTTCCAAAGCACCAACAATGAAGCAGAATACGAGGCATTTTTAGCAGGTCTTCGTCTAGCACTCAAGATGGGGGCAAAAAACCTCGAAGCGAACGTCGACTCAAAACTAGTAGCTGAACAAGTTAACGGTCGTTATGACGCGAAGGGCGAGGCTATGGCGTTGTACCTTGAACAAGCACGGATGTTAATCAATCAATTTCAgacattcaaagtcaatcacataaacagaagcgagaacaaaCATGCTGACGCGCTAAGCAAGTTAGCTGCTACCAGCTTTAAACACTTAGCAAAGGAAGTGCGCATAGAGGTACTATCCAACCCTTCCATTCACCTAAAGCAAGTAAGCGTCATAGAGATGGGAAATCCGTCTTGGATGTCTCCAATTATTTTGTACCTTCAACACGGAAAACTTCCGGAAGGAAAGGCAGAAGCCCGAAAAATACAACACAAAGCAATAAACTACGAGATGGCGGATGGCGTCCTTTATCGAAAATCATTCATGGGTCCATTACTACGTTGTGTTGATAAAACAGACGCTCAGTATCTGGTCAGAGAAATCCATGAGGGATTATGCGGGATACACGCAGGACCGcgcatggtcgtggcaaaaataatgaatgccggatactactggccaggaATGCACATGGACGCAGTTGATCTATTACGAAGGTGTGAGGCATGTCAACGCCATGCACCAAAGACACTTCGACCCAAAAATCCGCTAATTCCCGTTACTTCCGCCTGGCCATTCCAACAGTGGGGCATCGATCTTGTTGGCCCATTTCCCGATGCGCCAGGTGCAGTAAAATTCATCATCGTTGCGgtggattacttcacaaaatgggtggaagctaaagctttggcctcaacaacagcaatggtaatccgcaaatttatatgggaacatatcaTTTGCAGATTTGGGTTACCATTGCGCATTATTTATGACAATGGTACAAACTTTGCCGCGGAAGACCTTCAAAAATGGTTTAAAGAAATGAACATTGAACACAGCTTCGCCTCCGTtgcgcatcctcaagcgaatggccAGGTAGAAAGCATAAACAAACAAATCGTTGACGGTATAAAAGCACGACTTGGGACAGCGCGCAGAGGGTGGGTTGACGAGCTTCCCAGCATTCTCTGGGCGCATAGAACAATGCCAAAGACTAGCACCGGAGAAACTCCGTTCAGTCTAGTCTATGGGTCAGGGACCGTCATTCCAGCTGAAATAGGCCTACCTTCACCGCGCATGTTGGCTATGGAGAAAAAGGACAACGAACAAGAACGGAGGCTGGATTTGGATCTtctggaagaaaggcgcgagaacgcgGCCATAGCAGAAGCAAGGTACAAATCCAAGCTAGAGAAATATTACAACGCGCGTGTGCGTATTTGCACTTTTGTCCCCGGAGATTTTGTCTTGCGCGACAACGAGGCTTCAAATGCCGAAAAACCCGGCAAATTAGCGCCAAGGTGGGAAGGACCGTACGTCATTAACGAAGTCTCAGGCAAGGGGGCATATACCCTAAAAAGGGTCGATGGGACTCTAGTTCCCCGCACCTGGAACACGCAACAGTTGCGCAGGTGTTACATGTGAACCAAGCCTACAAAGCGAAAAGAACATACAGGCAATGTATTTCCTTATCTTATCTTGTATCGCGAGCCTTGCGCTCTTATCAATACAAATATCACCTTTGCTTACATCACTGTTTATTACAAATTGCATGAAATTTCTTTGGTTCGCGTGAAAACGACATGGTCAAACATTGTACACCTCATGAACAGTCTCAAAACAGACAAGCTGTTGacaaacgttcacacatgagcacaataccattCCTCATTCGCCTTACCTATTCAAAAGTAATTATacacatgcaacatattgtaatacacatacacatatatacgAATCATAGCAATGATCTTCAAAAAAGTATATCATaatatacatttaaaaaaaagTGTAACATGAACACTTAACAAGATCATAACAATGATCTTCAAAAATCCTGTCCAGTACCTAAAGCTTACAACAAAAAGCATTAACAAAGGACAGAGGCAGGCACTAGGCTTGAATATCTAATCAGCACCAGAACCATCATCAACAAAGGACACCTGCCTACTCCGACGAATCCTCCGACGTCGGTACACCAACCGACATCCCCCTCTCTGAAGCATCGGAAACCGGGTCGTCAGCTCATCAACATCCAATGCAAAATCAGCACCAGCAGTGACGTTAGTGTGATGAGGGACCTTGCAGTCAGAATCAGCAGTTGCAAGGGAAGCAGACTCGATCAGTTTCTTCACCGGTGCAATGATAAGAGGTGGTGAACGAGAAAGAAGAACGAGACCTTCGGCAGCATCGTACACTCTGAGAGCATCCAGCAGAAGACGAGTATGGTAAGAGCGTTTCATCTTCTTTGACAAAATCAACTAAGAAGATCAAGTGTCTCAAAAACACATATATATAAAGAAAACTCAAGCTTCGAGAAAGGAGAAATCCATCATTAACTGTTAGAATTGTGTCACATCCAAACGGCGCTACAGGAACTTGGGTCACTTCTTCATTAATGAAGCTTGACAAAGCGCCATTGCAAATCTCAAGACCAATGAGAAAAATACCCACTCCTACTGACAGGTGACGTCATTACAGGACAGAGCATGATTACAAGtcacattttttaaaaaaaaaatcattacaAAATTCAATCTTCTCACAGAAGATTTCTCATTTTTTCGCGCCCAAAAAGACATATTCTCTCtcctaagtccagtgctccacttattcgcataagtacaacactagactggggggacttgaatgggtaaggtcccaaaaacctcatgaAAAGGATATGAGACCATACCACCAACTGGCCTTTCAACCCTtcaaccttgcgcggccgcgcattggtcttacaaaaggAAGAAAGAGATCAACAAGCAATAGTCGCGCGCCtaaaggaaagcataaaatccttgcgccGCCTTCCATTGGCAAGGGGTTAAAAACCCTAGGAACAATACTTCcacccaaatatccaaacttggatatcattttacccagacttggaATTTACTCAGCTGTGTACACACAGTAAGGTACCACACCAGATTAcaacagtaatcttctagaaagaatatgatcgtgcaccacccagacggttgtaaccatctggacacgtgtcactatCACAAACgtcctgaaatcacaacgatagcatgtaattggagaaCGATCTCCACTtaaaccactttccacgtggcaattccccaaccATAGATCAAGTCACGATCTGTGTGCATTCACATCAGGATCAAAGCAACTTAACGAGGATTAAAaggacttaacggaaggaaaaataaccgctacggcgttagcatcttccgttatctttttaataacagattttccctcccaaactcccggttataaataggagaactcttcaggtataaactcagatcacaTTTCACTACTCAAATACTTATCTTCTCcgttaccaatacttattctcacaccggagtcgggtcaaggagagaaccctcttctccccttgacgagtctaacggtgctctgttttgcagaatcaccggagaaggaacttggctgcaactgaatcaattgagagagaactaaccttttatgcggattcaaaccccctagatatctcggttccgaccatttatctagtgtttcttcaccAATCAAATgacttgttcttctgagttagagcagttagaggaactgcaatctttgagaagttttctatgaagcggcgataatatcccgctagaccaagaaaagaacgaacttcagtaggagtattaggtgtatcccaatccttaatcgcactgatcttggagggatctacatgaatacattgttcgttgacaatatgtcctaagaattaaacttctttaagccagaattcacacttggagaatttggagaaaagttgctctttctttaggagttccaaagtaagacgaagatgttgctcatgatcagctcgcgtcttagaatatatcaagatgtcatcaatgaaaccgatgatgaacttatccaaataaggcttgcagaccctattcatcaagtccatgaaaacagcaggagcattagtcaaaccgaatggcatgacagtgaactcataatgcccatagcgagtgcggaacgctgtcttgggaatatcttcttcatgcacgcgaagttgatgatatccagatcgcagatcaatctttgaaaaataagaagtgccttgcaattgatcaaagagatcatcaatgcgaggtaggggatatcgattcttgatggtaagcttgttaagctcatgataatcgatacacatcctaaaagatccatccttcttcttgacaaagagaacgggagcaccccaaggtgaaaagctaggacggataaaacctttgtcagagagctcctgaagctgcttagataactcttgcatctcagacggtgcaagacggtatggagctctggcaatgggatttgcaccaggtacgagatcaatacggaactcgacttggcgtgctggaggtagaccaggtaactcttcagggaaaacttcagaataatcgcgaacgacaggaatatctgaaatagacttacccttgcctttatctgctgtaatatgtgctaagaaagccacatatttcttccgtagatacttccgtgctttaaaacaagacataagtttgagaccaccggcaggcttctcaccacgaacctgtaggatctcgcctgtcgacagcggcacacgaacaatcttctcagaacaaactatctctacATGATGCTTAGATAAttaatccatacccactataacgtcgaagcttccaagttgcattggcgtgaggtcaataggacaaatatggtcgttaaggttcaactggcagttgcggagaacagaatcaagaacaatgggttcaccattagcaacctctactgtcaaaggtttacctagtttcgttctagacacgcgaagcattagctcaaaagacaatgacacaaaactcttgtcggcacctgaatcaaaaagaacagatgcaggctgattattaataaagaacgtaccgttcaccacttcattgtctgcttgtgcttcttgagcattcatgttgaagactcgtcctcgagcct is from Helianthus annuus cultivar XRQ/B chromosome 9, HanXRQr2.0-SUNRISE, whole genome shotgun sequence and encodes:
- the LOC110875958 gene encoding uncharacterized protein LOC110875958 is translated as MTGVPRDIAQHCLNIKPSVDPVVQGRRSFSEEKAKAMDEQVTELLNAGILRKVKYHTWVANPVMVQKHNGGWRMCVDFKDLNKACPRDCYALPEIDKKVDCLASFRWKCFLDCYKGYHQVQMKEEDEEKIAFRTDKGIYCYTKMSFGLRNAGATYQRLMDTIFSEDIGKTVEVYMDDLVIMSHEEETMLNNIQRTFDSLQSVKLNPTKCSFGMEEGKFLGFIVTKDGFKVNPEKVQTIQLMPSPATVKEMQRLAGRTLRNCGKKTPFQWTPEAEAAFKQMKEYLIQLPTLTAPKEKEPLILYLSAAEVAVGAVLMVERENIQTPIYYISKMLTDPETRYSMIEKLVLALVHASRRLRRYFSGHVITVLTNYYLGQILSKPDIAGRLAKWAIELGGYNIFYKPRPAIKGQVLADFATEVPIDKVQECEAIQNPTPVFDDRVWTLHIDGASNDDGAGAGLRLFSPDNHELTYAIRLDFQSTNNEAEYEAFLAGLRLALKMGAKNLEANVDSKLVAEQVNGRYDAKGEAMALYLEQARMLINQFQTFKVNHINRSENKHADALSKLAATSFKHLAKEVRIEVLSNPSIHLKQVSVIEMGNPSWMSPIILYLQHGKLPEGKAEARKIQHKAINYEMADGVLYRKSFMGPLLRCVDKTDAQYLVREIHEGLCGIHAGPRMVVAKIMNAGYYWPGMHMDAVDLLRRFGLPLRIIYDNGTNFAAEDLQKWFKEMNIEHSFASVAHPQANGQVESINKQIVDGIKARLGTARRGWVDELPSILWAHRTMPKTSTGETPFSLVYGSGTVIPAEIGLPSPRMLAMEKKDNEQERRLDLDLLEERRENAAIAEARYKSKLEKYYNARVRICTFVPGDFVLRDNEASNAEKPGKLAPRWEGPYVINEVSGKGAYTLKRVDGTLVPRTWNTQQLRRCYM